The Siphonobacter curvatus genome includes a window with the following:
- a CDS encoding T9SS type A sorting domain-containing protein, with translation MKNLVYIVTLLFIHSLVSAQTAPPTSSIRGSVWEEKGTPNNTKENGEPALNGILVELRDPDSFELISSTITDASGNFVLPSYPGNYVISYVYPTQGYTDSIDASQTVTVPANGSVSVPGIGLKPVINTLTYCTGKPTTVTSWSETFQLPKYNASLGKLNTVYMYAMESAYHANINIENTGSADNYKLSVGGSILMDLPAVVGDIELLTSVKFSGSLANFDGKVDYAGPSGVSYYYKFASTTSEKRYTSTAQKNIFTGSGNLAIPTTVESSTTISGAGNLETVVSTEVGAGVCVTYEYIPTSLPVSLVAFTVKAEGSQAARLQWSTSAERNNAFFEVQHSTNGKTFESVNSVIGKGTTQVRQEYVFTHENLNPQLLHYYRLKQVDQDGSFTYSPIRSLQLADYKGISLQVASNPVVDGNVKVLIDYSDENLKKSTSVQLYSLQGTVIASQQLELVNGHNEVHLPVHGVAPGLYLVSLKNDSLGSAKTFKVMIQR, from the coding sequence ATGAAAAACCTTGTATATATTGTTACACTTTTATTCATTCATTCGTTAGTATCTGCTCAGACAGCCCCTCCTACTTCCAGTATTCGCGGTAGCGTTTGGGAAGAAAAAGGCACCCCCAACAATACCAAAGAAAATGGTGAACCCGCTCTAAATGGTATTTTGGTTGAACTTCGCGACCCTGATTCGTTCGAGTTGATCAGTTCAACCATTACTGACGCTTCGGGTAATTTTGTCCTGCCTAGCTATCCCGGAAACTACGTCATTTCCTATGTGTACCCGACGCAAGGCTATACAGATAGTATTGATGCCAGCCAGACCGTAACGGTTCCGGCTAATGGATCGGTAAGTGTTCCCGGCATTGGTCTGAAACCCGTTATAAATACCCTGACTTACTGTACGGGTAAGCCCACAACCGTTACGAGTTGGTCGGAAACCTTCCAGCTGCCAAAGTATAATGCTTCGTTGGGTAAACTCAATACCGTTTATATGTACGCGATGGAATCAGCGTACCATGCAAATATTAATATTGAAAATACGGGCAGTGCGGATAACTACAAGTTGTCCGTAGGTGGATCAATTCTCATGGATCTGCCAGCCGTGGTGGGTGATATTGAGCTTTTAACGAGCGTTAAGTTCTCCGGATCACTAGCCAACTTCGACGGAAAAGTTGATTACGCAGGGCCTTCCGGAGTCTCGTATTATTACAAATTTGCCAGTACGACCAGCGAAAAGAGGTATACGTCTACGGCTCAGAAAAACATCTTTACGGGTTCGGGAAATTTAGCCATTCCTACTACCGTAGAAAGTTCTACCACCATTTCAGGAGCCGGTAACCTGGAGACGGTCGTTTCAACGGAAGTGGGAGCCGGAGTTTGCGTCACGTATGAATACATTCCAACCAGTTTGCCCGTGTCGTTGGTTGCTTTTACCGTAAAGGCAGAAGGATCTCAGGCTGCTCGCCTGCAATGGAGTACGTCCGCTGAGCGAAACAATGCCTTCTTCGAAGTGCAGCATTCGACGAATGGAAAAACGTTTGAATCTGTGAATAGTGTTATTGGAAAAGGTACGACGCAAGTACGGCAGGAATACGTATTCACCCATGAAAACCTGAATCCCCAACTACTCCACTACTATCGATTGAAACAGGTTGACCAGGATGGTTCATTTACGTATAGCCCTATTCGTTCACTACAGTTAGCCGACTATAAAGGGATTTCGCTACAGGTTGCTTCCAATCCCGTAGTAGATGGAAACGTAAAGGTACTTATTGATTACTCGGACGAGAATTTAAAGAAATCTACCTCGGTGCAATTGTATTCCTTACAGGGCACGGTTATCGCGAGTCAACAACTGGAGTTAGTAAATGGACATAATGAAGTTCATCTTCCCGTACATGGCGTCGCTCCGGGTTTATATCTGGTGTCTTTGAAAAATGACTCACTGGGTTCTGCTAAAACGTTTAAGGTAATGATTCAGCGGTAA
- a CDS encoding carboxylesterase/lipase family protein: MKTWISCVCVLLSGIVGLVSTSTAQTLRVEGGRITGTRQGNVRSYKGIPFAAPPVGNLRWKAPQPVLPWKGVRTCTTFGPSPMQPSPVPFSMWSQEFLIPKEPISEDCLYLNVWTAARKDEKRPVLVWIYGGGFSGGGSAVPIYDGTAMAAKGIVFVSFNYRVGPFGFFAHPELTQESGHHASGNYGLMDQIAALRWVQKNIAAFGGDPTNVTIAGQSAGSMSVNSLVASPLARHLFHKAIAESGASFARPLANLKTAEESGVHAMHTLGAASLAELRRKPATDIQRMATAVRGPIVDGYILPETIAQLFAAGKQNPVVLLTGWNQEEGLLQSPLKTAEMYRQYLQQQYGSEATSLLAFYPAHTEEQAVTSQYNLSRDLMFGIQNYAWAQMQSQQGQPVYVYRFTRKVPGTGEYAKYGAFHTGEVAYAYDNLKFIDRPWQQVDHELARIMSGYWLNFIKTGNPNGKGLPTWPVYENRSKSIMDLGDQVQTRPLPDAAALEFLYHLQKQN; encoded by the coding sequence ATGAAAACATGGATCAGTTGCGTCTGCGTATTACTGAGCGGAATCGTTGGACTCGTCTCCACCAGTACCGCTCAAACGCTACGCGTAGAAGGAGGACGTATTACGGGCACCCGTCAGGGAAACGTTCGTAGTTATAAAGGCATCCCTTTTGCGGCTCCACCCGTAGGCAATCTTCGCTGGAAAGCTCCTCAACCAGTGCTACCCTGGAAAGGCGTTCGAACGTGTACTACTTTCGGACCCAGCCCCATGCAGCCTTCGCCCGTTCCGTTTAGTATGTGGAGTCAGGAATTTCTCATACCCAAAGAACCCATTAGTGAAGATTGTCTGTACCTGAATGTCTGGACGGCGGCTCGTAAAGACGAAAAACGACCCGTACTCGTCTGGATTTACGGGGGTGGTTTTTCGGGCGGAGGAAGTGCCGTACCCATTTACGATGGCACCGCTATGGCGGCAAAAGGCATTGTATTCGTTAGTTTCAATTACCGGGTAGGGCCCTTTGGTTTCTTTGCTCATCCCGAGCTTACGCAGGAATCCGGACATCACGCTTCCGGGAATTATGGTCTGATGGATCAGATTGCCGCATTGCGTTGGGTCCAGAAAAACATTGCCGCCTTTGGAGGTGACCCTACGAACGTAACCATTGCCGGTCAATCGGCGGGTTCGATGAGTGTAAATAGTTTAGTCGCGAGTCCGCTGGCTCGTCATCTTTTTCATAAAGCCATTGCCGAAAGTGGAGCCAGTTTTGCACGACCCCTTGCCAATTTGAAAACCGCCGAGGAAAGTGGTGTCCACGCGATGCATACCTTGGGAGCTGCCTCACTGGCTGAGCTTCGCAGGAAACCAGCTACTGACATTCAACGAATGGCGACCGCAGTGCGAGGGCCTATTGTTGATGGATACATACTGCCCGAAACAATTGCTCAGCTCTTTGCCGCTGGTAAACAGAACCCCGTCGTTTTATTGACCGGCTGGAATCAGGAAGAAGGCTTGTTGCAAAGTCCGCTGAAAACGGCTGAAATGTACCGACAATACTTACAGCAACAGTATGGTTCAGAGGCCACTTCGCTGTTGGCTTTTTACCCGGCTCATACCGAAGAACAGGCGGTAACGTCTCAATACAATCTTTCGCGGGATCTCATGTTTGGGATTCAAAACTACGCCTGGGCTCAGATGCAAAGTCAACAAGGTCAGCCCGTGTACGTCTATCGGTTCACTCGAAAAGTGCCGGGTACTGGGGAATATGCCAAGTACGGAGCCTTTCATACGGGGGAAGTGGCGTATGCCTACGATAACCTGAAATTCATTGATCGTCCTTGGCAGCAGGTGGATCACGAACTGGCTCGGATCATGTCTGGTTACTGGCTGAATTTTATCAAGACCGGAAATCCCAACGGAAAAGGCCTGCCGACCTGGCCTGTGTACGAAAACCGAAGCAAGTCGATCATGGACCTGGGGGATCAGGTACAGACTCGTCCCTTACCTGATGCAGCGGCTCTGGAATTTCTATACCATCTACAAAAGCAGAACTAA
- a CDS encoding alpha/beta hydrolase: MFKNFFFLILFTLTAFSVRAAHVDTLEIVSTRMNRTLRAAVVLPDRYKKSKQAFPVLYLLHGGSGSFRDWLTKTPDRTLLHRLSNQYNLIIVTPDGDPTSYYFDSPLRKESQFETFITQELIEKIDRSYRTVRSGKGRVIAGLSMGGHGALYLSCRHPELYAAAGSMSGVMDINTAQWKVDSSFARSRASNFARLLGPPQPGPIPYPGYTLVTLADRLKTNQLPLILDIGVDDFLIETNRELHRRLMENQTPHDYTERPGAHTWTYWENALPYQVLFFSKILMANRVAVP, translated from the coding sequence ATGTTCAAAAACTTTTTTTTCCTCATACTGTTTACGCTCACCGCATTTTCAGTCCGGGCAGCTCACGTTGATACGCTGGAGATTGTTAGTACCCGCATGAACCGAACCCTGCGGGCGGCAGTGGTTTTACCCGACCGGTACAAGAAAAGTAAACAGGCCTTTCCCGTGTTGTATCTGCTGCATGGCGGGTCGGGTAGCTTTCGGGACTGGTTGACCAAAACTCCTGACCGGACGCTACTGCACCGACTTTCCAATCAGTATAATCTGATTATTGTCACACCCGACGGCGATCCAACCAGTTACTATTTTGATAGCCCTTTACGAAAGGAGAGTCAGTTTGAAACCTTCATTACTCAGGAGCTTATTGAGAAAATTGATCGCAGCTATCGTACCGTTCGCTCGGGAAAAGGCCGTGTCATTGCGGGACTTTCCATGGGTGGTCATGGAGCCCTGTACCTATCCTGCCGCCATCCTGAATTGTACGCGGCGGCGGGCAGCATGAGTGGAGTGATGGATATTAATACTGCTCAGTGGAAGGTGGATTCAAGCTTTGCCCGGTCGCGGGCTAGCAACTTTGCCCGACTACTGGGACCGCCCCAGCCCGGCCCAATCCCTTACCCCGGCTACACGTTAGTAACCCTGGCTGACCGACTCAAGACTAATCAGTTGCCGTTGATTCTGGACATTGGGGTGGATGATTTTCTCATTGAAACCAACCGCGAGTTGCATCGCCGTCTGATGGAAAACCAGACTCCCCATGATTATACGGAACGCCCCGGTGCTCATACCTGGACTTACTGGGAGAATGCTTTACCCTATCAAGTATTGTTTTTTAGCAAAATTCTTATGGCAAACCGGGTAGCAGTACCTTAG
- a CDS encoding PAS domain S-box protein, translated as MNYHIRLLVVQPNDPDLEKTRNFLSGVYATPEILRCKTIPEAADFLQNSEAARLEVVLLDSAVAGSNLAESITTLVSLCPQLPLIVLADDPAFGLSTRFIELGFSDYLLKSEWSAFSLQKSILYCIERCKLKASLRESEKRYSTLFQSSPEPMWVYDMETLHFVDVNEAAVKHYGYDKDEFLRMSIREIRPSEDMPLLEEAIKRSRISEEGSLQGMFRHKKKNGEIIFVYIQSKVILLNDRPSKLILAHDITQHVQYDRAIKAQNQKLKEIAWIQCHVVRTPIARLMGLVDALEEEDMNETLRTELLVHIRTSAHELDTIVREIAHKAQQVNVTLPYNL; from the coding sequence ATGAATTATCACATACGCTTACTTGTAGTCCAACCGAATGATCCGGATTTAGAGAAAACCCGGAATTTTCTTAGTGGAGTCTACGCAACACCAGAAATCTTACGGTGTAAAACCATCCCCGAAGCGGCTGATTTTTTACAAAATTCCGAAGCGGCTCGCTTGGAGGTAGTACTCCTAGACAGTGCAGTTGCCGGTTCTAATTTGGCGGAATCCATTACAACTTTGGTATCGCTTTGTCCCCAGCTTCCCCTCATCGTTCTGGCCGATGATCCAGCCTTTGGCCTTAGTACCCGATTCATTGAGCTAGGATTTTCAGATTATCTGCTCAAAAGCGAATGGTCGGCCTTCTCTCTGCAAAAGAGTATTCTGTACTGCATTGAACGTTGCAAACTGAAAGCCTCCTTACGCGAATCCGAAAAACGATACAGTACGCTGTTTCAGTCGAGTCCCGAACCGATGTGGGTGTACGATATGGAAACCCTCCATTTCGTTGATGTAAATGAAGCCGCTGTAAAGCATTACGGATACGATAAGGACGAGTTTCTTCGCATGTCCATACGAGAAATCAGGCCCAGCGAGGATATGCCCTTACTGGAAGAAGCCATAAAAAGATCGCGGATTTCGGAAGAGGGTTCTCTTCAAGGCATGTTTCGGCACAAGAAGAAAAACGGGGAAATTATTTTTGTTTACATTCAGAGCAAGGTCATTTTACTCAATGACCGTCCATCAAAGCTCATTCTGGCCCACGATATTACTCAGCACGTCCAGTACGATAGAGCCATCAAGGCCCAAAATCAGAAGTTGAAAGAAATTGCCTGGATTCAGTGTCACGTCGTCCGAACCCCCATCGCTCGCCTGATGGGTTTGGTTGATGCGTTGGAGGAAGAAGATATGAATGAAACGCTCCGAACTGAGTTACTGGTTCACATTCGTACTTCGGCTCATGAACTAGACACCATTGTTCGAGAAATCGCTCACAAAGCACAACAGGTGAACGTAACCTTGCCTTACAACTTATGA
- a CDS encoding response regulator: MKVLIVDDDFIMLKLHQLRVINAGLSPEPQLFYNGREALNFLLEAEKMDEQYLILLDLNMPIMNGWQFLEALQQQALRSTIRVVIVTSSVDPADRQRAKDYPQVAGYLEKPLNRQGMDLLASVFES; the protein is encoded by the coding sequence ATGAAAGTACTTATCGTAGATGATGATTTTATCATGCTTAAGCTCCATCAGCTTCGGGTCATCAATGCGGGCTTATCCCCAGAACCGCAACTTTTTTACAATGGTAGAGAAGCTTTGAATTTTTTACTGGAAGCTGAAAAAATGGACGAGCAATACCTCATTTTATTGGATTTGAACATGCCCATTATGAATGGTTGGCAGTTTCTGGAAGCCTTACAGCAACAGGCCCTGCGTAGTACCATCCGGGTGGTGATTGTTACCTCATCCGTGGATCCGGCGGATCGGCAACGAGCGAAGGATTACCCACAGGTAGCGGGGTATCTGGAAAAACCCCTTAACCGTCAGGGAATGGATCTCCTGGCTTCGGTTTTTGAAAGCTAG
- a CDS encoding DeoR/GlpR family DNA-binding transcription regulator, with amino-acid sequence MKKELRFSHILAQLEKEKTVAFTHLSLELNVSEDTIRRDIDELAKLGLLAKIRGGAMPRSAHPLTFKDRIGYLNEDKERMALKAVRLLRNGMTVFMDSGTSVYTLVSLLPADLELRVITNNTALIPLLALYANIETHLLGGKYDKEREILTGLAAVKTAEQFRADLFFMGVCSIDLQAGITATNQPEAELKQTMTAASIQVVALSDASKLGTQDPFAVCRLSEVSHIITERDPTDPLFEAYQKAGVHFL; translated from the coding sequence ATGAAAAAAGAATTACGCTTTTCGCATATTCTGGCTCAGCTTGAAAAAGAAAAAACGGTGGCCTTCACCCACCTGAGTCTGGAGCTAAACGTTTCAGAAGATACCATTCGTCGGGATATTGATGAACTGGCGAAACTGGGACTTCTCGCTAAAATTCGCGGGGGAGCCATGCCTCGCTCCGCTCATCCGTTGACGTTTAAAGATCGAATCGGTTACTTGAACGAGGACAAAGAACGGATGGCCCTGAAAGCAGTACGGCTGCTACGCAACGGAATGACGGTATTCATGGATAGTGGTACGTCCGTGTATACACTCGTTTCTCTGTTACCGGCGGACCTTGAACTTCGCGTCATCACGAATAATACGGCTTTGATTCCCTTATTGGCTTTGTACGCGAACATTGAAACCCACCTACTCGGCGGGAAGTACGATAAGGAACGTGAAATTTTAACTGGACTAGCCGCCGTAAAAACCGCCGAACAATTTCGGGCGGACCTGTTTTTCATGGGCGTTTGTTCGATTGATCTTCAGGCGGGAATTACGGCTACCAACCAACCCGAAGCCGAACTGAAACAAACCATGACCGCTGCTTCAATTCAGGTAGTAGCCCTTTCAGATGCCAGTAAGCTTGGCACGCAGGATCCTTTTGCGGTATGTCGCCTTTCGGAAGTATCTCACATTATTACTGAACGCGACCCAACGGATCCACTCTTTGAAGCCTATCAGAAGGCAGGGGTACACTTTCTGTAA
- a CDS encoding VOC family protein translates to MKLEHVAIWTRNLEAMRAFYETFFRGESNAKYYNTTTGLESYFLRFESGARLELLHKSDIPENRNDTLQQQHLGLIHLAFEVESREAVESKARELAQAGFPILRGPRVTGDGYYEFESHDPEQNRLEVSYRLP, encoded by the coding sequence ATGAAATTAGAACACGTCGCCATTTGGACCCGTAATCTGGAAGCCATGCGGGCTTTTTACGAGACCTTTTTTCGGGGAGAGTCTAACGCCAAGTACTACAACACTACCACGGGGCTGGAAAGTTATTTTCTGCGTTTCGAGTCTGGAGCCCGGCTGGAATTGCTTCATAAATCGGATATTCCGGAAAACCGGAATGACACCCTTCAGCAGCAACACTTAGGGTTGATCCATTTGGCATTTGAAGTAGAAAGTCGCGAGGCGGTCGAAAGCAAAGCTCGGGAATTGGCTCAGGCGGGTTTTCCGATCTTACGCGGACCGCGAGTAACCGGGGACGGCTATTACGAATTCGAAAGTCACGATCCCGAACAGAATCGTCTGGAAGTAAGTTATCGTCTGCCTTAA
- a CDS encoding MFS transporter, with protein MHVLKARRATLFIFLVCGLGIATWAPLVPFAKERLALNEAQLGLLLLSLGAGALIMLPLSSIFLHRYGSRNVILVAGLLMALLLPTLVVLAHPMAMGAALFFFGASMATVDVAMNVQALSVEKQLQKPIMSSFHGLYSLGGILGPLVMAGLLKVPLSPLLAASLVSLSLVILLFTQYKALLPAMEEVRNESSAGLSWPSGPVLFLGLMCFIAFLAEGSILDWSGVFLRDVHHVDSPLLGLGYAAFSVAMTIMRLVGDGLTQKLKAQTLVKGGALLASAGFGLVILSPWYELSLVGFTLVGLGAANIVPIFFSASGQLPNTSAAQALPIVTTIGYAGQLAGPALIGLVAELTSLPIAFAGIAALLLLVSLSYRTFH; from the coding sequence ATGCATGTACTGAAAGCCCGCAGAGCTACCCTGTTTATTTTTCTAGTGTGCGGTCTTGGCATCGCCACTTGGGCTCCGTTGGTGCCCTTTGCTAAAGAACGATTAGCTCTAAATGAAGCTCAGTTGGGTTTATTGCTACTTTCGCTGGGGGCGGGAGCTCTGATCATGCTGCCCTTGAGTAGCATTTTTTTACATCGCTACGGAAGCAGGAATGTAATTCTAGTTGCGGGCTTACTAATGGCTCTATTGTTACCGACTCTGGTGGTACTGGCTCATCCGATGGCTATGGGAGCCGCCCTGTTCTTTTTCGGAGCCAGTATGGCTACGGTGGATGTGGCGATGAATGTACAGGCACTCAGTGTAGAAAAACAGTTACAAAAACCCATCATGTCTTCCTTCCACGGCCTCTACAGCTTGGGAGGCATTTTAGGACCCTTAGTGATGGCGGGTTTATTGAAAGTACCCTTAAGTCCGTTGCTGGCCGCTAGTTTGGTGTCGCTGAGTTTGGTTATCCTTCTCTTCACGCAGTACAAGGCTTTGTTACCTGCGATGGAAGAAGTACGCAATGAATCTTCCGCTGGCCTAAGCTGGCCGAGTGGTCCGGTCTTGTTTTTAGGACTGATGTGTTTCATTGCGTTTCTGGCAGAGGGTTCTATTCTGGACTGGAGTGGTGTGTTTTTACGCGACGTTCATCACGTCGATTCACCCCTGCTGGGACTCGGATACGCGGCTTTCTCCGTAGCCATGACCATCATGCGACTAGTGGGCGATGGTCTCACGCAGAAGCTGAAGGCTCAAACGCTGGTCAAGGGCGGAGCTTTACTGGCAAGTGCGGGTTTTGGATTGGTAATCCTGAGCCCTTGGTATGAACTTTCCTTGGTAGGCTTTACACTTGTGGGACTGGGAGCCGCCAACATTGTTCCGATCTTTTTCAGTGCTTCGGGACAATTGCCCAATACTTCGGCCGCTCAGGCTCTTCCTATCGTAACTACTATTGGGTACGCGGGGCAGTTGGCCGGTCCGGCGTTGATTGGTCTGGTGGCTGAGCTGACTTCCTTGCCCATCGCCTTTGCGGGCATCGCCGCGTTATTACTACTCGTGAGTCTTTCGTATCGAACCTTTCATTAA
- a CDS encoding choice-of-anchor A family protein, which translates to MQFTSTLRNIIAIAVLTSVAVTAHAQNPLSPAMGFNVMVRENLTVSSNETDGPMAVGGNFIIKGGYQVNIHEVGTYKGTGSNIIGLYVGNQVIFESGNTVKIGNGRYVKIGNLSNTDVSNGNNQTESTRILKKGSSRDSNPRIELALTQPIDKVPIGAGEKIDFETIYKNFEVSSQNISLCSSNTTLLTPNGDPMSATNIPSHGQVRVVLKANTVNVLNISGDNLNRINSIGFAGSVSRPDANTPFVINVNVNGTFNWKPFNFTGIGDQEGQFILFNFHQTSKILLTDQNNTIKGSLLAPSADVVKSISSNIDGQVIARSYDQSGGENHYQLFNANVPGCKENSLPVELSYFKAEANNQQQAVLSWGTAQEVNSAYFIVEKSRDGKSFEGIRTVAAKGQSKQAQAYTFVDQQATYGVNYYRLRQMDTDGRSQVFRSVSVIIDSPENRLFSVYPNPNRGEAFSVRVQDETTQLQLQTLQGVRVPVQISPTSQELRVNPTQSLVPGTYVLRIQDRSGVYARKIVIL; encoded by the coding sequence ATGCAGTTTACATCTACTCTGCGGAATATCATAGCGATAGCCGTGCTTACCTCTGTTGCGGTAACGGCTCATGCACAAAACCCCCTAAGCCCCGCGATGGGCTTTAACGTAATGGTTCGGGAGAACCTGACGGTATCGAGTAACGAAACCGACGGACCTATGGCAGTCGGTGGTAATTTTATCATCAAAGGTGGCTATCAGGTCAATATTCATGAAGTTGGTACGTACAAAGGAACTGGATCGAACATCATTGGCCTGTACGTAGGCAATCAGGTGATTTTTGAAAGCGGTAATACCGTGAAGATTGGAAACGGCCGCTACGTGAAGATTGGAAATCTGAGTAATACGGACGTTTCCAATGGAAATAATCAAACGGAAAGCACGCGAATTCTTAAAAAGGGATCTTCACGCGATAGCAATCCACGCATTGAACTAGCTCTGACGCAACCCATCGATAAGGTGCCCATTGGGGCGGGCGAGAAGATTGATTTCGAGACGATCTATAAAAATTTTGAAGTATCCTCTCAGAACATTTCGTTGTGTTCTTCAAACACTACTTTGCTGACGCCTAACGGTGACCCCATGAGTGCTACGAATATTCCTAGTCATGGGCAGGTACGCGTAGTTCTAAAAGCCAACACCGTAAACGTCTTGAATATTTCTGGTGATAATTTAAACCGGATTAATTCCATTGGATTTGCTGGTAGCGTAAGCCGTCCCGATGCCAATACGCCCTTTGTTATCAATGTGAATGTAAACGGAACTTTCAACTGGAAGCCTTTTAATTTCACGGGTATTGGTGATCAGGAAGGACAGTTCATTCTCTTCAACTTTCACCAGACCAGTAAAATTCTACTGACGGATCAAAACAACACCATTAAAGGAAGTCTACTGGCTCCGTCTGCCGATGTTGTGAAGAGTATTTCTAGCAATATTGATGGTCAGGTGATTGCTCGTAGTTACGACCAGTCGGGTGGAGAAAATCACTACCAGTTATTTAATGCCAATGTGCCAGGATGTAAGGAAAACTCACTTCCCGTGGAATTGAGCTACTTCAAGGCGGAAGCTAATAACCAGCAACAGGCTGTACTGAGTTGGGGTACGGCTCAGGAAGTAAACAGTGCTTATTTCATTGTTGAAAAAAGTCGCGATGGTAAAAGCTTCGAGGGTATCCGTACCGTAGCGGCCAAGGGTCAATCCAAACAAGCACAGGCCTACACATTTGTCGATCAACAGGCAACTTATGGTGTGAACTACTACCGCCTTAGACAAATGGATACGGATGGCCGTAGTCAGGTCTTCCGCAGTGTATCCGTGATTATTGATTCCCCCGAAAATCGTTTATTTTCCGTATACCCTAATCCAAATCGGGGAGAGGCCTTTAGCGTACGCGTTCAAGACGAAACTACGCAACTGCAGTTGCAAACGTTACAGGGCGTTCGGGTACCCGTACAAATTTCACCCACTTCGCAGGAGTTACGCGTTAATCCTACGCAGTCGCTTGTGCCGGGTACCTACGTATTACGCATTCAGGACCGCTCGGGTGTATATGCTCGTAAAATCGTAATTCTTTAG
- a CDS encoding DUF5009 domain-containing protein, whose protein sequence is MKNSRIPSIDVFRGLTMLLMIFVNDLWTLRAIPSWLEHAEADVDFLGLADTVFPCFLFILGMSIPLGVDARLTKGESPVRISGHIVLRTLALLVMGIFTVNVPELNANLTGLSSAWFQILMVTAFFLIWNVYPKTFPSSTVRVLQGIGIVILLVLAVRFRGGTPENPQIFRPQWWGILGLIGWSYGVSALLYLGMKGKVGALAAAFLFFTLTTIAAHADWQVGGFDVKDIILGNGAFHAFTMAGLLTTLLLRKQDSIRGLSFLLGAGCLMLGAGFIAHAYFIISKIQATPTWVFFCTGIALLTYAVVYGLVEIGQKVHWFTWLKPAGIYTLTCYLLPYYFYSLAELTGRSLPDAVLTGGVGLLKSLAFAGLVLITAQLLSKINIRLKL, encoded by the coding sequence ATGAAAAATTCGCGTATTCCTTCCATCGACGTATTTCGGGGATTGACGATGTTACTCATGATCTTTGTCAACGATCTCTGGACACTGCGGGCGATTCCTTCCTGGTTGGAACACGCCGAGGCTGACGTAGATTTTCTGGGGCTGGCGGATACGGTGTTTCCCTGTTTTCTTTTCATTCTGGGTATGTCCATTCCGCTTGGGGTAGATGCCCGATTGACCAAAGGGGAATCCCCGGTACGGATTTCCGGGCATATTGTATTACGTACCTTAGCTTTGCTGGTGATGGGAATTTTTACCGTCAATGTTCCGGAACTCAATGCGAACCTCACTGGTCTTTCTTCGGCCTGGTTTCAGATTTTGATGGTTACGGCTTTTTTCCTGATCTGGAATGTGTATCCGAAAACTTTTCCTTCCTCTACGGTCCGCGTGCTACAAGGTATTGGTATAGTGATTTTGCTGGTGCTGGCCGTACGATTCCGCGGAGGGACACCGGAAAATCCGCAAATCTTCCGGCCTCAGTGGTGGGGAATCCTGGGACTGATCGGCTGGAGCTACGGCGTTTCAGCACTGCTTTATCTAGGAATGAAGGGGAAGGTTGGAGCACTGGCAGCAGCCTTCTTGTTTTTCACATTAACGACAATCGCCGCTCACGCGGATTGGCAGGTGGGAGGGTTCGATGTGAAGGACATCATCTTAGGTAATGGAGCTTTTCACGCCTTTACCATGGCTGGTTTGCTAACCACTCTGTTGCTACGAAAACAAGATTCGATTCGAGGGCTAAGCTTTCTGTTGGGAGCGGGCTGTCTAATGCTGGGAGCCGGTTTTATCGCTCATGCTTACTTTATCATTTCCAAGATACAGGCAACTCCTACTTGGGTATTTTTTTGTACTGGTATTGCTTTGCTCACGTATGCAGTCGTTTATGGCTTAGTCGAAATTGGCCAAAAGGTACACTGGTTTACTTGGCTCAAACCCGCCGGCATCTATACGCTGACCTGTTATCTATTACCGTATTATTTTTATAGTCTGGCGGAGCTTACGGGCAGGTCCTTACCCGACGCTGTGTTGACGGGAGGCGTAGGTTTATTAAAAAGTCTGGCATTCGCGGGTCTAGTACTGATAACCGCTCAACTATTGAGTAAAATCAATATACGTTTGAAATTATGA